From Gammaproteobacteria bacterium, the proteins below share one genomic window:
- a CDS encoding efflux RND transporter periplasmic adaptor subunit, which yields MEDLNKLKIDRGGKRGAGPLPRGGGRKRLMILLALMVAGVGGYFKYGGHLNLLRPRPEVEVGNVVTAYPSQALSLFNATGYVVPQTRADVASKATGRLQAIEVEAGSVVRKDQIIARLEDQDVVAVMERNRASVEAARAAVTEARAQLHVSQARVAEVRAEMLDAERAMTRAQAMVGKKYVTQEFYDAAQARRDKAAANVSSAEAGVAAAAASLATAEAQVTAAEAAYDEARVAVEYTLIRAPFDGVILSKHADVGDVVAPFASANQSKGAVVSMADMSTLQVEADVSESNLTKVSVGQPCEIQLDALPEQRLRGEVHAIVPTVDRAKATVLVKVKFIDPEPRILPDMSARVAFLSRSLTEEDQKPRTAVPAAAIVTHDGHSLAYRLDGDVAREVTVMAGGERLGDLVVIKAGLNPGDKVVLNPSAELRDGMRIKLPQS from the coding sequence ATGGAAGACCTGAATAAGTTGAAAATAGACCGCGGCGGCAAGCGCGGCGCCGGCCCGTTGCCTCGCGGTGGCGGCAGAAAGCGGCTGATGATTTTGCTGGCCCTGATGGTTGCCGGGGTGGGAGGGTATTTCAAGTATGGCGGCCATCTCAATCTATTGCGGCCGCGCCCGGAGGTGGAGGTCGGTAATGTAGTGACGGCCTATCCCTCGCAGGCGCTCTCGCTTTTTAACGCCACGGGCTACGTAGTGCCGCAGACCAGGGCGGATGTCGCCTCCAAGGCCACCGGCCGGCTGCAGGCGATCGAGGTGGAGGCGGGCAGCGTGGTCAGGAAAGATCAGATCATCGCCCGCCTGGAGGATCAAGACGTGGTGGCCGTCATGGAGCGCAATCGCGCCAGCGTCGAGGCGGCGAGGGCGGCCGTCACGGAGGCTAGGGCCCAGTTGCACGTGAGTCAGGCGCGAGTGGCGGAAGTGCGTGCGGAAATGCTGGACGCAGAACGCGCCATGACACGGGCCCAGGCCATGGTCGGTAAAAAATATGTTACCCAGGAATTTTATGATGCGGCGCAGGCTCGTCGTGACAAAGCCGCCGCCAACGTGTCGAGTGCAGAGGCGGGTGTCGCCGCCGCCGCCGCCTCGCTCGCTACTGCGGAGGCACAGGTGACAGCGGCGGAAGCGGCTTACGACGAAGCCAGGGTGGCGGTGGAGTACACGTTGATCCGGGCGCCATTCGACGGCGTCATCCTGTCCAAGCATGCCGACGTGGGCGACGTGGTGGCGCCGTTTGCCTCGGCAAATCAGTCCAAGGGCGCCGTGGTATCGATGGCGGACATGAGCACCTTGCAGGTGGAGGCCGACGTGTCGGAATCGAACCTCACCAAGGTCAGCGTGGGACAACCCTGCGAAATCCAGCTCGATGCGCTGCCGGAGCAGCGGCTGCGCGGCGAAGTGCATGCCATTGTCCCGACCGTGGATCGCGCCAAGGCCACGGTGCTGGTCAAGGTGAAATTCATCGACCCCGAACCCCGCATCCTGCCCGACATGAGCGCCCGGGTGGCATTTTTGAGCCGGTCGTTGACAGAGGAAGATCAAAAGCCGCGCACGGCCGTGCCGGCGGCCGCCATCGTGACGCACGACGGTCACAGCCTCGCGTATCGGCTGGACGGCGATGTGGCCCGTGAAGTGACGGTAATGGCTGGCGGCGAGCGTTTGGGCGACCTGGTGGTGATCAAGGCGGGGCTCAACCCCGGCGACAAGGTGGTGCTGAATCCGTCCGCCGAACTGCGGGACGGCATGCGGATAAAACTACCGCAGTCATGA
- a CDS encoding FtsX-like permease family protein, protein MAYLPRLIFRNLLRHPLRTLLTAIGIVVAITAFGLLRTTVDAWYAGVEASSSSRLVTRNKNSLVFPLPLHYLNKIRQVGGVSQVSYAEWFGGIYIDKKNFFPQFAVDGHTYFKLYPEFVVPPEQLRSFSLDRRGVIVGRKTAAQYGWKIGDQIPLQGTIYPGTWDFVIEGIYRGIDSKTDETQFFFHWDYLNEITKKTNPDNADKIGIFLVGLKHAQDAPLIAQHIDAMFANSLAETLTETEKAFQLSFVAMTEAILLVIQAVSFLIILIIMAVMANTMAMTARERRGEYAILKAMGFPARFIVGLILGESLLLSLSAGAAGIVLIFPTARDVGARFGTLFPIFNVSAQTIWMAAGAALLVGVVAAVVPAWRAAHIPIAEGMRGVV, encoded by the coding sequence ATGGCCTATCTGCCACGCCTGATTTTCCGCAATCTTCTCCGCCACCCCCTGCGGACTCTATTGACGGCGATTGGCATCGTCGTTGCCATCACCGCCTTCGGCCTGCTGCGCACGACCGTCGACGCCTGGTACGCAGGAGTGGAGGCATCTTCCAGCTCGCGGCTGGTGACGCGCAATAAAAACTCACTGGTCTTCCCGCTGCCGCTGCATTATCTGAACAAGATCCGCCAGGTCGGCGGTGTATCGCAGGTCAGCTACGCCGAGTGGTTCGGCGGCATCTACATCGACAAGAAGAACTTCTTCCCCCAGTTCGCCGTGGACGGGCACACCTATTTCAAGTTGTATCCGGAGTTCGTCGTTCCACCGGAACAATTGAGGTCGTTCTCGCTCGACCGACGCGGTGTCATCGTGGGCCGCAAGACCGCAGCCCAGTATGGTTGGAAGATCGGCGATCAAATTCCGCTCCAGGGAACCATCTACCCCGGCACCTGGGACTTTGTCATTGAGGGCATCTATCGCGGCATCGACAGCAAGACCGACGAGACGCAGTTCTTTTTTCACTGGGATTACCTGAACGAGATTACCAAAAAAACCAATCCAGATAACGCCGACAAGATCGGCATTTTTCTGGTGGGGCTGAAGCACGCGCAGGATGCGCCGCTGATCGCCCAGCACATCGACGCCATGTTTGCCAACTCGCTTGCCGAGACGCTGACCGAAACCGAAAAGGCCTTCCAGTTGAGTTTCGTGGCCATGACCGAGGCTATTCTGCTGGTCATACAAGCGGTGTCATTTTTGATCATCCTGATCATCATGGCGGTGATGGCCAATACGATGGCCATGACCGCCCGAGAGCGCCGGGGGGAATATGCCATCCTGAAGGCGATGGGCTTTCCGGCGCGCTTCATCGTCGGCCTTATTTTGGGCGAGTCGCTGCTGTTGAGCTTGAGCGCCGGCGCCGCCGGCATCGTCCTCATCTTCCCCACCGCGCGTGACGTGGGCGCGCGCTTCGGCACGCTGTTCCCCATCTTCAATGTTTCAGCGCAGACGATATGGATGGCGGCGGGCGCCGCGCTGCTGGTGGGGGTGGTCGCCGCCGTGGTGCCCGCCTGGCGGGCCGCACATATACCCATCGCAGAAGGTATGCGGGGTGTCGTCTGA
- a CDS encoding ATP-grasp domain-containing protein, which produces MTSVLIIAQSARALAQSAVKAGWKAYAIDQFGDLDTRAATQHCDVVCNFSDTPTLLVVVELLLDKHHPSACVIGGGMESALESLMAVNERLPFTGNSLEIYRRLCDPISFCKLLDNLGITYPETVSDGSAASTSGWLAKRVGGSGGGHIRPLAAGELPGDGYYRQRRVDGMSASVLFLANGRNAQVLGYTRHWQAQPDAGRSYCRSGLIRWSAVPAPTRAQLENTVSELTLAAGLRGLCGLDFMLGDDGSIAVLEINPRPPASFELHEGEASLLGAHRRACDGELISPPPAPASAVKASVALYATCSLTVPAGFVWPRWCADIPAAGTVIERDQPVCTVMALATSMEATQALAEKRLLTLLAELKNFQSIT; this is translated from the coding sequence GTGACCTCGGTTCTGATCATTGCGCAATCGGCGCGCGCGCTGGCGCAGTCGGCGGTCAAGGCGGGCTGGAAAGCCTATGCCATCGACCAGTTCGGTGATTTGGATACCCGTGCGGCAACGCAGCACTGTGATGTAGTCTGCAATTTCAGCGATACCCCCACCCTTCTTGTTGTCGTTGAGCTGCTTTTGGACAAGCATCATCCAAGTGCCTGCGTCATCGGTGGTGGCATGGAATCCGCTCTGGAATCCCTCATGGCTGTCAACGAACGCCTGCCGTTTACGGGCAATTCGCTGGAGATTTACCGTCGCCTGTGCGATCCTATTTCCTTCTGCAAATTGCTGGACAATCTCGGCATCACATATCCTGAAACGGTGTCCGATGGTTCAGCAGCGTCGACGTCTGGCTGGCTAGCGAAGCGTGTAGGGGGCAGCGGCGGCGGGCACATACGACCATTGGCGGCGGGTGAGTTGCCGGGCGATGGGTATTATCGACAGCGGAGGGTTGATGGTATGTCCGCGTCCGTGTTGTTTCTTGCCAATGGCAGGAACGCGCAGGTTCTCGGTTATACACGGCACTGGCAGGCGCAGCCGGATGCAGGCCGGTCTTACTGCCGCAGTGGCTTGATACGCTGGTCGGCGGTACCCGCGCCCACAAGGGCACAATTGGAAAATACGGTCAGTGAGCTGACCCTGGCCGCCGGCCTGCGCGGCTTGTGTGGATTGGATTTCATGCTGGGTGATGACGGGTCAATCGCGGTTCTGGAGATCAATCCACGACCGCCCGCCAGCTTCGAATTGCATGAAGGCGAAGCAAGCCTGCTCGGAGCGCACCGGCGGGCTTGCGACGGCGAGTTGATTTCACCGCCGCCAGCGCCGGCATCAGCGGTCAAGGCATCGGTGGCGTTGTATGCGACGTGTTCGTTGACGGTGCCCGCGGGTTTCGTGTGGCCGCGATGGTGCGCGGATATTCCGGCCGCGGGAACAGTCATCGAACGGGATCAGCCGGTATGCACGGTGATGGCGCTGGCCACGAGCATGGAAGCCACCCAGGCCCTGGCGGAGAAAAGGCTGTTGACTTTGCTGGCCGAATTGAAAAACTTTCAATCCATAACTTGA
- a CDS encoding ABC transporter ATP-binding protein: MTPVVEIRRLCKSYRRGDQDVHVLMNLDLTIYEGSFVALMGPSGSGKSTLLNIIAGIDRPDSGELRIAGIDITTLSEAALAQWRAENIGFVFQFYNLMPVLTAYENIELPLLLTDLSRRQRREHVDMVLDLVGLTDRSEHYPSQLSGGQQQRVAIARALVTDPTLIVADEPTGDLDRVSARDILDLLESLNSTLGKTIIMVTHDQLAADRAHVIRHLDKGVLTDTEQPAPAAA; this comes from the coding sequence ATGACGCCGGTCGTCGAGATTCGCCGTCTATGCAAGTCCTACCGGCGTGGAGATCAGGACGTGCATGTATTGATGAATCTCGATCTTACGATTTACGAGGGCAGTTTTGTCGCCTTGATGGGGCCTTCTGGATCGGGCAAGTCCACGCTGCTGAACATCATCGCCGGCATTGATCGGCCAGACAGCGGCGAACTGCGCATCGCCGGCATCGATATCACCACGCTCTCCGAAGCGGCGCTGGCGCAGTGGCGGGCGGAAAACATCGGCTTTGTCTTCCAATTCTACAATCTCATGCCGGTACTCACGGCGTACGAGAATATCGAACTGCCGCTGTTGCTGACCGATCTGTCGCGGCGGCAGCGCCGCGAGCATGTCGATATGGTGCTGGACCTGGTCGGTCTGACCGATCGCAGCGAACATTACCCGTCGCAGCTCTCCGGTGGACAGCAGCAGCGTGTGGCCATCGCCCGTGCGCTGGTCACCGATCCCACGCTCATTGTCGCAGACGAGCCAACCGGTGATCTCGACCGGGTGTCGGCCCGCGACATCCTCGATCTGCTCGAATCGCTCAACAGCACTCTGGGCAAGACCATCATCATGGTTACGCACGATCAACTTGCCGCCGATCGCGCCCATGTCATCCGTCATCTCGACAAGGGCGTGCTGACCGACACTGAACAGCCCGCGCCCGCCGCGGCATGA
- a CDS encoding cation transporter, whose amino-acid sequence MSHFRKAVGGAVALNTAIAVGEAIAGVQSHSLSLLVDSAHNFSDELALLCLYLAFFLPVYLGRQSQRTTNVLNSLGLVVLSASIIIEAVLRLRHPAPVVSLVPIATGLAAAAANYAVARLLHEAADHNATARLAYLHNLGDVWVSLAPVVAGVLVAVTGHNEADALVALGVGIWLAVSTLREVRTSANELLWPAHIECNHVSEHA is encoded by the coding sequence GTGTCGCACTTTCGTAAAGCGGTTGGTGGTGCTGTCGCGTTGAATACGGCCATTGCAGTTGGTGAGGCCATCGCCGGCGTTCAATCGCACAGCCTGAGCCTCCTGGTCGATAGCGCACACAATTTCTCGGATGAACTCGCGTTGCTCTGCCTCTATCTCGCCTTCTTCCTGCCTGTCTATCTCGGTCGGCAGTCTCAGCGCACTACAAACGTGCTTAATTCTCTGGGGCTAGTCGTCTTGAGTGCCAGCATCATCATCGAAGCAGTCCTGCGCCTCAGGCATCCCGCGCCTGTGGTGAGTCTTGTGCCTATCGCAACGGGCTTGGCTGCTGCGGCCGCAAATTACGCTGTTGCTAGGCTGCTACACGAGGCGGCCGATCACAACGCCACAGCGCGCCTCGCGTACCTTCACAATCTTGGCGATGTCTGGGTTTCTCTCGCCCCGGTCGTAGCGGGCGTGCTGGTCGCCGTCACGGGCCATAACGAAGCGGATGCTCTGGTCGCGCTCGGCGTTGGCATTTGGCTCGCGGTTTCTACTCTCCGCGAGGTTCGAACTTCGGCCAACGAGTTGCTGTGGCCCGCGCATATCGAGTGCAACCATGTCTCAGAGCACGCATAG
- a CDS encoding beta-ribofuranosylaminobenzene 5'-phosphate synthase family protein, whose protein sequence is MIPGFKEERLVAVTAPARLHFGFVDLNGELGRQFGSLGLAIADLATKLIIRPSAQNVTHGPDAARARHFADVLLHEWGIQSAVSIIVEHAIPSHCGLGSGTQMALAVGTGLAKLFEIDINTTELVRITNRGTRSGVGLGAFDHGGFLVDGGRGPNTIAPPLISRLPFPEQWRMLLIFDDEREGLHGQSERDAFKQLSPMPSETSAELCRRVLVQLLPALVEEDFMNFSDAITRLQEATGDQFSSVQGGRYTSPRVAEVLEWLRGQGVAGLGQSSWGPTGFAFFATADEAESMAALARQRRQSTATLRFMVCRARNEGARVRTHVARHLIAA, encoded by the coding sequence GTGATTCCAGGGTTCAAAGAAGAAAGATTGGTGGCGGTGACGGCACCGGCGCGGCTGCATTTCGGTTTCGTCGATCTTAACGGCGAACTGGGACGGCAATTCGGCAGCCTGGGACTCGCCATCGCCGATCTGGCCACCAAGCTCATCATCCGCCCGTCCGCGCAGAACGTGACGCACGGGCCGGATGCGGCGCGCGCAAGACACTTTGCCGATGTGCTGTTGCATGAGTGGGGCATACAAAGCGCCGTGTCGATCATCGTTGAGCACGCTATCCCGTCGCATTGCGGCCTCGGCTCCGGCACGCAGATGGCGCTGGCCGTGGGCACCGGACTCGCCAAGCTTTTTGAAATCGATATCAATACCACGGAGTTGGTGCGAATCACCAATCGCGGCACGCGCTCCGGCGTCGGCCTCGGCGCCTTTGATCATGGCGGCTTCCTCGTCGACGGTGGGCGTGGACCGAATACAATAGCGCCGCCCTTGATCAGCCGCCTGCCGTTCCCCGAACAGTGGCGCATGTTGCTGATCTTCGATGACGAGCGTGAGGGCCTGCATGGACAGAGCGAGCGCGATGCGTTCAAGCAACTGTCGCCGATGCCGTCCGAGACATCCGCCGAATTGTGCCGCCGCGTGCTGGTGCAGTTGTTGCCGGCGTTGGTGGAAGAGGATTTCATGAACTTCAGCGATGCAATTACGCGATTGCAGGAGGCGACGGGCGATCAATTCTCAAGCGTCCAGGGCGGCCGTTACACCAGCCCGCGTGTGGCCGAGGTGCTGGAGTGGCTGCGCGGGCAGGGCGTGGCTGGCCTCGGCCAGAGTTCGTGGGGGCCGACGGGGTTCGCATTTTTCGCCACCGCTGACGAGGCGGAAAGCATGGCGGCATTGGCGCGCCAGCGCCGGCAATCCACTGCGACGCTGCGATTCATGGTTTGCCGGGCGCGCAATGAGGGCGCGCGTGTTCGCACTCATGTGGCACGTCATCTGATCGCCGCCTGA
- a CDS encoding ABC transporter permease — MGIPLSYIVRNLWVRRLTTGLTAMGMALVVYVFAAVLMLSEGLEKTLVQTGSNDNVVVIRRSAETEIQSAVYRDQATLVASLPEIGNDAHGDRLVSKEVVVLMVLPKRGTNKPSNVTIRGLSLSGVSMRPQVHVIRGRMFRPGSAEIVAGNKIAKGFMGAGLGEHIKLGQQEWTVVGIFDAGNSGFASELWGDADQMMQTFRRESYSSVVFRLADPGAFAAVKKKLESDQRLTVEAEREPRFYARQSELMSNFLRILGTVLSSIFSIGAIIGAMITMYASVANRTAEIGTLRAIGFRRWNILSAFMLESLLLSLVGGIIGLVMASFMQFFTVSTMNWQTFAELAFSFTMTQRVIIEGLLFALLMGFAGGVLPALRAARMNIIDALRTV, encoded by the coding sequence ATGGGAATCCCGTTGTCTTATATCGTCCGTAATCTATGGGTGCGCAGGCTCACCACCGGACTGACGGCGATGGGCATGGCGCTGGTGGTGTACGTGTTCGCCGCCGTGCTCATGCTTTCGGAGGGGTTGGAAAAGACGCTGGTGCAGACCGGCAGCAACGACAACGTTGTCGTCATCCGTCGTTCCGCGGAGACGGAGATCCAGAGCGCGGTGTACCGCGATCAGGCCACTCTGGTGGCGAGCCTGCCGGAGATCGGCAATGACGCCCATGGCGATCGGCTGGTGTCGAAGGAGGTCGTGGTATTGATGGTGCTGCCCAAACGCGGCACCAACAAGCCCTCCAACGTCACCATCCGCGGTCTGTCATTATCGGGCGTCAGCATGCGCCCGCAGGTGCATGTCATACGAGGGCGCATGTTCCGGCCCGGTTCCGCTGAGATAGTCGCCGGTAACAAAATCGCCAAAGGCTTCATGGGAGCGGGCTTGGGAGAGCATATCAAGCTCGGCCAGCAGGAATGGACGGTGGTCGGCATCTTTGATGCCGGCAACAGCGGCTTTGCCTCGGAGCTGTGGGGCGACGCCGATCAGATGATGCAGACCTTCCGCCGTGAGTCGTATTCCTCGGTGGTGTTCCGGTTGGCCGACCCCGGCGCTTTTGCCGCCGTCAAAAAGAAACTGGAATCCGATCAGCGGCTGACCGTGGAGGCGGAGCGCGAGCCACGCTTTTACGCCCGCCAGTCGGAACTGATGTCGAACTTCCTGCGCATCCTCGGTACGGTCCTGAGTTCGATCTTCTCCATCGGCGCCATCATTGGCGCGATGATCACCATGTACGCCTCGGTCGCCAACCGCACCGCCGAGATCGGCACCCTGCGGGCCATCGGCTTCCGGCGCTGGAACATCCTGAGCGCCTTCATGCTGGAATCGCTGCTGCTGAGCCTGGTGGGCGGCATCATCGGGTTGGTGATGGCCTCATTCATGCAGTTCTTCACCGTCTCGACCATGAACTGGCAGACCTTCGCCGAACTGGCCTTTTCCTTCACCATGACTCAGCGCGTGATCATCGAGGGATTGTTGTTCGCGTTGCTGATGGGCTTTGCCGGCGGCGTTCTGCCGGCGCTGCGCGCCGCGCGCATGAACATCATCGACGCCCTCCGCACTGTCTAA
- a CDS encoding NAD(P)-dependent methylenetetrahydromethanopterin dehydrogenase: MKNPYLLHIFCPTKNVSPFDINMAYEARYDAVIPHSDVTLDDIRPLTQDTIFSRGPTGVKRTGIFIGGRDFGLALDMLDEARKSMVPPFEVSVFVDPSGAITTAAALMACVEWWVRKRKKGDLEGKNVQIFGGTGPVGVCAGLLASQCGAKVTLVSHQGAAVAQALADRYNARFRTDMRGGDSSSEAASGSLIAGAEIAIGAAKAGVCVLSEKLLKQARKLMVAADVNAVPPTGIEGVGVHDMGKPIAATPAGAAGIGALAVGNIKYKVHTRLFKKMFEAKKPLYLSFPEAFQVAREIVSSSLK; encoded by the coding sequence ATGAAAAATCCATATCTGCTGCATATTTTCTGTCCCACGAAAAACGTCAGTCCGTTCGACATCAACATGGCCTATGAGGCCCGCTATGACGCCGTGATCCCCCACAGCGACGTGACGCTCGATGACATCCGTCCGTTGACACAGGACACCATTTTCTCGCGCGGCCCCACGGGCGTGAAGCGCACCGGCATTTTCATCGGCGGCCGCGATTTCGGCCTGGCGCTGGACATGCTTGACGAGGCCCGCAAATCGATGGTGCCGCCGTTCGAAGTATCCGTGTTCGTCGATCCCTCCGGCGCGATTACCACCGCCGCGGCGCTGATGGCGTGCGTGGAATGGTGGGTGCGCAAACGCAAGAAGGGCGATCTGGAAGGCAAAAACGTGCAGATTTTCGGCGGGACCGGTCCGGTCGGCGTGTGCGCCGGTCTGCTGGCGTCGCAGTGTGGAGCGAAGGTGACGCTGGTCAGCCATCAGGGGGCGGCGGTGGCGCAGGCGCTGGCCGATCGTTACAACGCGCGCTTCAGGACCGACATGCGTGGCGGAGACAGCAGTTCGGAGGCTGCATCAGGGTCGCTGATAGCTGGCGCCGAGATCGCCATCGGTGCCGCCAAGGCGGGTGTGTGCGTATTGTCCGAAAAGTTATTGAAGCAGGCCCGGAAGCTGATGGTGGCCGCCGACGTGAACGCCGTGCCGCCCACGGGTATCGAAGGCGTGGGGGTGCATGACATGGGCAAGCCCATTGCCGCCACGCCCGCCGGCGCGGCGGGCATCGGCGCGCTGGCGGTGGGCAACATCAAATACAAGGTGCATACCCGTCTCTTCAAAAAAATGTTCGAAGCGAAGAAGCCGCTATATCTGAGTTTCCCGGAGGCCTTTCAGGTGGCCCGCGAGATTGTCTCCTCCAGTTTGAAGTGA